The Alnus glutinosa chromosome 8, dhAlnGlut1.1, whole genome shotgun sequence DNA segment TGTACTTGGAATTTGtgagaaagaacaagaagatgtacaaccatatatattttcatcatcTAGCAAGACTTTACCTGGCTTAAGGACGCCGTGCACAGAGTTGTAGAAAGTAGCATAGTCATGATGAAGACATTCCAAGTCAATGTCAATGCTGATGTCCAATCGTTCATGGTCGACATTAAGAAATTTGGTATAAGTGAGAATAACGACTTTGACAAGGTTGTCATGACTTGACTGAAACAATTAATCAACGGAAAATGCTatgcatctaaaaaaaaaaaaaaatccaaatttgattaTCAAATGATGTATTATAACCTCATAAAatctattatttaaaaaaaaaaaaaaaaaaaatgtgtcacaatctcattaaattgtgacacatcattttggaacaaaattttgaaagaaaaatttgagaagtctaacatttctcttaatcAAAACTTGACAGCAACGATTAATCGAGCCATGTAATTTCCATGTAATTTAATTTAGTCATTCATGCAATGCTTTATTTTttcccccctcttttttttattccattcaTCCAATGCTTAAtgcttcaagttcatttcacTAGAAAAAATTGCTCGAACAGTTTCCGGTTTATACCACGTAAATATTTCCATGAGAATGCTGAAAAAATCACCTCTTGTATATATTGTTCCTTCTCTTCCAACTAAATACATTTATAATCATCATTGAATTACTTTAACCACTAAAACCAGGGGCGGAAGCCGCAGAACTAGACATTAAAGTGTGGGAGAGACATAACTGAAAAAGGGtataaaatttagagagaattttaaaattttgaagagacatttgttaattttggaagagagattatataaaaagcataaaatttttttaaaataattttaaaattttgaggggACATTAGTCCCTTAAAGTCCTACCTAATTCTGCCCCTCCAAAAAGTTTGAAACCACGGAACTATCAATTCTATGGTGCTCCCTAAAGTCACTAATAAGACAACTTTAAGCAAGTTGCATTGCTCAAATTCTTGCTATGCCATTAATATATTTTGGCACTTGCAATTCTTGGACCTCAACTAATTGGATCGATGCATGTGGAAAAATTGCCAATGAAGTAATGTCCTTCCAGAAACGTCACGGTTCAAGCATTAATCTTGGGGACTGATGCATGCACTGTGGATGTGGTGCAAATTTGGATTTCAACTTAATATCAAGGCCTATCCTTGGGTCCTCaagcaaacacacacacacacaaacaccgAATGACACAGATAGGATTGGGTCTTGTGGATACCTTTCTCAGATTCAATGCCGTGTTATCCCCGTAAAGAATGATAACAAAAAGATGGccctcaaattcaatgatagtgGACGATACAAATGTTGAACGCAAGCGTGACCTTGACTAACAGAATTGCAATGTACAAGCTAGAATCAAGAATCAATAATCAGAaagtagagagaaagagagaagatgaaATGCATGTGGAGAACGaatgatttcaattaatattcTATGTAAATGATGCGAAGAATCCTATCTTTACATGAGTATAAAAACAGTGTAAagtaactaattaactatcttcATTACATCACGTGTCACGTGTCAGTAACTAACTTTCTTAACTTTCATCATCTAGCAAGACTTTACCTGGCTTAAGGATGCCGTGCACAGAGTTGTAGAAAGTAGCATAGTCATGATGAAGACATTCCAAGTCAATGTCAATGCTGATGTCCAATCGTTCATGGTCGACATTAAGAAAATTGGTGTAAGTGAAAATAACGACTTTGACAAGGTTGTCATGACTTGACTGAAACAATTAATCAACGGAAAATGCTatacatttcaaaaaaaaatttcaaaatttaattctCAAATAAAGTCACTAATAAGACAACACCAAGCAAGTTGCATTGCTCAACTTCTTGCTATGCCATTAATATCTTTTGGCACTTGCAATTCTTGGACCTCAACTAATTGATTCGATGCATGTGGAAAAATTGCCAATGAAGTAATGTCCTTCCAGAAACGTCACGGTTCAAGCATTAATCTTGGGGACTGATGCATGCACTGTGGATGCATGTGTTGCAAATTTGAGCCGAGTAAGCTTATTTGGAATTCAACTTAATATCAAGGCCTATCCTTGGGCCCTCAagtaaacacacacacacacaaacaccgAGTGACACAGATAGGATTGGGTCTTGTGGATACCTTTCTCAAATTCAATGCCGTGTTATCCCCGTAAAGAATGATAACAAAAGGATGGgcctcaaattcaatgatagtgGACGATACAAATGTTGAACGCAAGCGTGACCTTGACTAACAGAATTGCAATGTACAAGCTAGAATCAAGAATCAATAATCAGAaagtagagagaaagagagaagatgaaATGCATGTGGAGAACGaatgatttcaattaatattcCATGTAAATGATACGAAGAATCCTATCTTTACATGAGTATAAAAACAGAGTAAagtaactaattaactatcttcATTACATCACGTGTCACGTGTTAGTAACTAATTGTCTAACTAATAAGTTTAACTAAggttgtaataatttttttattattcccattttttttttgctccaaTGTTACTGACTTGTTGAAAGTTGTgtacatatatgtataatttgggtttttttttttttttttttttttttttttatatttttatggaCCAGGTATTTCGGTCCATAAGTATTAaattggttaattaattaatttttttttcattattattattattttttaacaatgctgcatgtGCCAAGCGGAGACGAGATCATCCAACAGTtagacggagttgcgtttgggaaTGAGAATGCGGGTAAGAAGAGGAAATGGAAGAAGCGGAGGAGTGCAGCAAGCTCTGATGATGTgctgtggaagaagaaaagtattttttttagactgCCGTATGGGAAAGACAATCTGCTTCAGCACAATCTTGATatcatgcacatagaaaaaaatgtcatggataaTATACTTGTCATtattttggatatcaaagggaaaacaaatgACAACCTGgtagctcggctggacttgcaggaaatggggttgagacctaagttgcatccgttcatagccgcaaatggtaagacaTATATGCCTGCCgcctgtcacaccatgtctagggaggacaaagaaatttttttgaaagttcTTCGAAATTTGACGGTCCCGGATGGATACGCCTCGAATATTTCATGGTGTGTTCGgctgaaggaccgtacaatttcgaggttgaagagccatgatagccacatactgatgcaacagcttctcccaattgcattgcgtcagtcgTTGCCAGaaaaagtggttagacctcttgtggagatttctgcattttttagaggcatatgctcatccaagctagcacaagatgagatggaccgactgcagggtgacgtctgtataacgttgtgcaagctggaacaggtatttcctccaggattttttaccagcatggtccacttggtcgtgcatcttgtgcgcgagtatAGACTCGGCAGACCCGTGCAATATTGGTGGATGTACCCTGCAAAGAGGTAAAATTCTGTTAgtaaaattttgtttctttatttggtTCAATAAACGATGTCAATTTATCGTCGtgcatgtgtgtacaccaggagtcttgggagtTTTAAGTCTAACTtgcgcaataaagcagctcctgaggggtgcattgcagagGGGTACATAGCAACGGAGCTGATAACGTTTTGTTCTAGGTATCTGAATAATGCACCAACCTTTCAAAACAGACCTCAGCGAAATCCTGATGGATCAAAGGGAGCGGGCACGCGAGTTACCCTGAACTGGTtgacaatgcaccagattcatcgttatattgtgttcaactctgacgagtttcacaatttgcggatgtaagtagtgtttatatattttatagaatttctattaaaaatattaataactaCTATTACGTAAATGTATACATTGCGTGTAGGATGCACAAatacgcgcttaggcgatcgtGCACTAAGGGTCTCAtcacggaggctcttattgaagcacaaaatcatgagcagttctgtgAATGGTACcatgcatatgtaaggaaatagtggtaaatttgaaattgaaaaaatttatgcatGTTGGGTGTAATTAACCAATGTCGTCTTTAATATatgtaactataatataagtggatggcctggacgatcaacgtagggagaaattgggccacaaattggttatgcgttgtagagggctgaaagagacagcagtcaagtacaacaggtacgtggtaaatagaaaactgttccgcacgcttgctcatgatgtgggaaggaggacacagaacagcggcgtatgtgttccaaccATTAACGGCGAAACGTACTACAGACAGTTagccgatatagttgaggtcgagtactatgacaggactacgtacgtcctgtttaagtgcaattgggcagacccgaCGATGGACATAGGGTTCaaaatagacgagtatggcttagtgtttgtcaacttcaatcacctcatccataggggagaactgattcaggacgagccgtatgTGCTTACATCTCAagtagatcaagtattctacgtcgaggatggaaggaacccaaattgggtttgtgcagttaggaccaaaccgcgcaacgtatacgacgttggtcagggggaagggagtaatgaggcaggtacaaccaatcatgagtgcgtaccgctcgtactagccactacTGACATACCcaatacgaatgatgaattcgagtacgataGGCCCGaaattgatccgattgaagctcccgtgataccttgattgatatatttttttgtgaGTATGATTCGCTTGAACTCACTAcacttgttttaatttgcataaatttcattgtataatttgcatattcattaataaagtataaaataaaaattttaattgatttgtcaacatttgttcgcaggtatcgaaggaccagagaccccctccttgtGCACATCGGGCACCCCGCCCActcgtgccccccatgaccacgcccacagaTTCGACAGCATTATATAttgcggcgtggccacaccacccaaatGCTGCTTACAGATCGTTATTACCTGGTACGGTGGCCGGGCCCAcctcagatcacgggcagaccagcacagctggatgtTTCAGTTCTCCATATTCGGAGGCCCccacattatctcagatagggttcacgaCACCAGGTAATGTGACTCGATGGTGGCTACAagaggggatggggccacatGGTTATGCGTGTtactttccgtatacatatACTGCACCCCCGCCGTGTAACTCCGATAGTGAGACACAAGATGATAGGTTTCTCCTGTCACAGActggggagatgcagatgccggctatgGGGTTGGGCCAGACGCCAGCATaggcggcgatgcagggccagatgaTGGGGTTGAGACAGAAGCCAGCATCAGCAGCGGGTCAGAGCCCGGGGCCTGGAGAGAGCCAGGTGCCTCTATCTGTTGAGAGCTAGGTGCCATTATTtggggagagccaggtgccactctctggtgagagccagatgccagATTTGGGGGGGAGCCAACTTCCCCATGAGGGGGACGTTCCAATGTTGGGTCCCGAATATTTGGTccccgatagcccccaggatatgggTTCAGAGGATGATGAGCAGCCTCCCCCAGTGGGAGGGGTTGCGGAGAAGGTCGTAGGTGACCCAGCGACCCAACACATAGAGATTGACCAAATTCGGTTGATGGATAAGtacatatttaaatttcattaagactcatattattttaccgaaaataaatattaactttgaaagaaaaaaaaaattgaattttacaatttattaatataattgtgttttttagtgttgtatatttaaacaattaaatattgtatattttttttattagggtacaacccagacgggagcatttattatgaggtgattagggacccggagagaaattgggtgctcccaagggggaagaagattgtgttgcagtacaatgctgcgaTACAACCTGTAGGATGAGCTTGCAATCGTTTTAGGCGGGCGGAGGGCATGCTTATCAGAAGCGGGTCCttcatacatatgcgggacgaatcGGCAAaagtagataagcagattaagaagGCTATGTGGGACGGGCTGATGGTGTGGttatgaatctaatttatttatttatttaaattaaattgaagatTAAGTTTCTCTTAAACTCTTGAAATTAATGCTTACATTGAATGTggaggaggagttctatctacctgtatcagtagatgAGCGTAGGGCACAACAGgaagcgtggaatgatattggccgcAAGCACCGCttgtggaagtcgaggttcaaaaccaagctagaaattcgagacggtgacacaccCGATATTATACGTGCGAGAGTGCCTGTCAGATTTTTGGAGAAGTATGATGCACAAGATGTGGTGTTCCTACTGACCGACTGGTGAACTGAGggaaaaagggtatgtaggtatttgattttatgacaaagaaaatggtgtgttttttaataacacttaatttaatttttaaactaacttaattgtgtcaatgcttacattttttcCATCATGTCCAATGCGTAGGTGACctctgaacgaatgaagcgtttgcgcgagcagaatgacctcccccattgtacgggatctaaaagttatgttagatttaatcacgaggaggtatggaTAAATATATGTAAATACAATATTTGTTGTCAATTGTTGCTAATTGTCACTATTTTTTCCCTCTaggtttgttatatatttcaactagaTGGCGACAGGCATGTACATCTAGCACGCCCCCCACTTGCGCGGAGTTgttcgtgaagacgcacacaaggaaggacaGCACTTACCTGAACGAACGCACACGGatcttatgcgtatgctactgatctaatTTACGCGTGTATTTCTAAGTTATGTGTGTGATATGACATTACTTaatatatgtgtattttatattgatgacgtacaggagaggatggcGTAGAATTTATCCACTAATCCCGCTGCCACGCAGAGCGTCCCacaagacacggtgcgttgggcaccgaacgacgcgtacgaacaggcgattgggaggcctgagtacgcaGGGAGGGTttggcaggttgggccgaacgttacccCTGTTCGTGGGACGTGTTTCACATACAGGTCTCGTTCACAGGGGGCTCCATCAAGTGGCACGTCCTAGGCTTTGGCTGAGCATGCCCGGGAGGTGGCGGATTTGCGGGCGGAGTTACGTGCCGAGCGAGAGAGAAACGACATCTTGGAGCAGCGTATGCGAGGGTTCGAGGCATTCATGGCCTCGCATGGCACAAGAGGTGCTCAGCAGGGTTCACCTGTAAACGTAAGTAGCACATCGTcagttaattattttaaatttcttttcattaattgtCATACTTTGCGTATAGTATTATATATTGTAagtgtatttattatttgtaggtaatgcgacaacaattggtccgttgtcgccctCTGGACGACgcctgagccagcactcccctgtcgGGACACCATCGCCTATTACACCATCCCTTGCACAGCAATCGCCGGGTGGCCAGTATACTCCTGCGACGGTACCTCAGAGACACCTTTCCGAGTCgtagatattttatgtaattatttttggtttgtgaaGATATGTGTagttaacaaatacgttattaattattaatatgtgtaatttcattttgttcTATTTTGGGGTAAAATACATTTCGCGATATTTTATGCcggcaaaaacaaaattactgaaaaaaaaaaaaaaaaagaaattacaaaagaaatttcaaaaataattagcctacataaaaatacaattaggtatttaaaaaataatacaattaaaaattaaatgaaataaaaatacaattacaaattaaatgaagtaaaaatagaattagaaattaaataaattaaatatacaattagaaattaaataaattaaatatacaattaaaaattaaataaaataaatatacaattaaaatttggaaaaggaataaaaataaaaatttaatttaatttggaaattaaattaaataaatagatttaatataattaataattgtatttaaaaaaaaaaaaaaaaaaagcagaacaAAATACTCGTGGCAATCTGGCCACGTGTATCATGATACACGTGGTAGTCTGGCCACGTATCATGTACACGCGGTTGACTatctgacacgtgtattaatacacgtgtcagacagtctgacacgtgtattaatacacatgTCAGACAgtctgacacgtgtattactgTACACGCGGCCAAATGTGCATTTAGCTACACCCGGATCTAACAAGCGTGGAACATGTCGCCAATGACACGTGGCCacctgttagccacgtgtacagtgtccgtacacgtggctaactgtgcATGGCCACTTCcaactttttttgtagtgtgccCCGTGACAATCCCAGCATTTATTCTTCAGCTGCACGTTTGCCCGGGTAGTATGGTGCAACTCCTTTTaattagggttgacaattttttatacgacccgCGAATTCGACATGAagttatagggtttgagtttaggcTAAACGGGTTCGGGCCATAAATGGGTTGACCCACCTAACCTGTTTAGCTAATTGATTCGGGTTTAGTTTGGCGGgtcgacccgaacccgacacggTAACTTATTTTGCCAACCCTACTTTTGGCCCTTGGATTCTATGCCTCTTAATTTCTTGAATATGGTAGAATGGGTCAAGCTGATTATCATCCCAACATCTCTAGGGATCTCTATAACTGATCACCACGGGTTTCAAATATTTGCAGCTGTGTCGTGTGATCTTATGTGGCATTACTGAAATAAAGCCTTTCATGATGCTCTCTCCTTTGATGTTATTTAAGTCTCTCAACATATCAATAAGATTTCTACAGAGCACTTCACTGCTTGGCATCAAGTCCCATCTCCAGTGGAATGCTGGCTATCTACTACAAGTCTTGGctacaaaatcaattttgacaCAGCAATCCTGGATACTTTTTCAGCACAAGCAGCGGTTTGTCAAAATCACCAAGAACATATCATTAGTATGATCTCCCAGATTAGTTCTCCTTGTTTGCTAAATTATAGCGAAGCCATAGCTAAGCGTCTAGCTGTTTTTCTTGCTACTTCTCTTAATCTTGAGAAATTTATCATTAAAGGTGACTCGCAAGTGGTTATTCTACCTCTGCAACATCTCCAAAATCCTTTTGATTGACGCAACTCATCTATTATTTACGATATCATTGACTCTCTTCCAGTCTTCATCTCCTGGAGTGCTAGAAAAGTCAATAagagtgcaaacttctgtgccaCTCAGTGGCACATTGGGCTGCAGGCAAATCTTTTTTTGGTCACATTCCCActactcctcctcctctccctccCTCAGTCCCTATTGCAAGTGGGAAAGACCCACCTCTTATTAGATTATTAAGTTGTTAGTTTCTTTATGGTTTATTTCTACATTAAGCTTGTTAGCTGCATGCTTCTTGTTCAatgtgtatttatatatatatattagagtccCACAATTGCTATCATTTGTGTCCCGATACCAAAAGTAGTGATTTTGTTACCCTCAACACTTTGAAACTAACTTAGAATACCCATTGGCGGCTAATTATAAGTGATCACTACAATCATTAACTCTACCCAttataaacaaatcaatgaCGATAAACAAATCTCTTTAGTGgagtcttaaaaataaaatataattttatttcaaaagcaCGTACAAACATGAAAGAGCTATAAACAAACTTGATATTCTCATATTAGCTTCCATCAGTATCTTGtagaaaattcaatttgatCTTGTTGAGTGTGATTAAAATCCTTTTTGCACTAATCCTCTACTCATGTAACTTATCACAACACTGTAACGCCAATCTCATTATGGACGACATACAACTCTCAATAAAAGCATAATCTCTTTCAGTTCTCAACAAATAGGCATCAACAATGTTAGTTGCTAAAAGGGGTAAAGATTCCTCTACCCAACGCTACAAGCTCATTTTCCACCAAACATGTCATCTGTAGGTTTCTTTCTTGTAAAAGTTTTCATCAGCAAAATACCATAACTATACACTTCGCCACTTGTTGAAACAATTCCTCTCGATCCATACTCTACGTGTAACATAACAATTAATCATGAgaacataattatatatattccaaaGATATAAAGTGCTAAAATCAATATTCTACCAAAAAGCTATAGTTAAACACGCAAGTTCTAGCTGTAGGCTAAAAATATCACTTGGTTCCATATACCCAATAGAAGCGAGGGTCATGGTTCACATCATAGAATCCTCATTGCATAAAAGTTTGACAATTCAaaaatcagcaacatgtgaGACCATAGCTTTATCTAATAAGATATTGTTGGGCTTCAAATCACAATGAACAATAGGTGTTGAATAACCATAATGAAGGTAGTCTAGTGCTGATGGGACATCGATCATTATATTTAGTCTTTGTAATATACTCAAACAACAGTCTTGAGAATAGAACCGCTTCTGTAGGCTCCCATTAGGTATGTATTCCAATACAAAAGCTTTGAAGCCATTGTTACTACACATTCTGATGATTTTAACATGATTCCGATGACGAATATTGCATAGTACCCCACACTCAGTATTAAAACTTGAGAATAGTACCAAGTTGAAAACTTTTATTGCAACAATCATACCATCTGAAAGGGTCCCTTGGTATACTGATCCAACGCTCCCTTTACCAAGTAAGTTGCTTACATTGAACCTTTTTGTTGCTTGTAAAAGTTCTTGTTGGGAAATTCTTTTCCATGTCGCTAGTTGTAATGAGTTTGTCTCCACCAGAAGTTTTGCATTCCTTTTTTGGTGTCTTGTCCATACTAATACAAGAGCAACTACAAGCATGGTTAACCCAATTGTTGGTAATACCTACTTTAGTATACATGCTGCTGCGGTATTTTTGGGTCGAGAAACACCTTCTTTACATGGGGAAACTTGCAATCACGGAGCACCACAAAGTCCATCATTTGACATAAATGATGCGGCACAGAAGTGTACAAATGGTCTTCCTACAGGAATTTTTCCTTGCAATCTATTGAAAGAAACATTTAGATATTTGAGTTGTGAAAGTGCTTCTAAGGACTTAGGAATCTTTCCGGATAAATTGTTATTGGaaagatccaagaattccaaacTTATCAATTCACTAAAAGATTCAAGAATTGAGCCTTCTAATCTATTGTCCGCCAATGAGAGATTAACTATATCTTTGGGGTCTCCAATTGTTGGTGGGATATCACCAGATAATTGATTTCTTTATAACTCTAATACTATCAAAaccttcaaattttcaatctctaatgagagagagccatttagagaatttgatgaCAAGTCGACCATTAAGATCTCCACAAACTCAAGGGAATAGTAGAAGTTAATTTGTTGAAGTGTAAGTAAAGATATCTTAGAGAAATCAGATTATTTACACATGCAGAAATAGGTCCAAAAAGCTCATTATAACCTAAATACAACTCAACCAAGCTCTCTAAATGACAAAGATCAAATGGTATGAGACCTTCTAGTTTATTATTATCAACTCTCAATGCTTGAAGCTTGTGCAATCTTCCCACAGTAGTTGGAATAGGTCCAAACAATTCATTGAACCGTAGAGACAAAGTCATCAAGTTGCTTAAATTGCCTATATCTCTAGGAATGCTGCCCTTaatattgcaatgatctatGTAAAGTTCTTCAAGAGAAGTTGGGAGATTTCCAATGGAATCAAAAAGGATGTTATTCAGTAAATTACTTGACAAATCTAACTGTTTTAGATATGTCAAATTTgacagagaagagaaaaagttgaaCTCTGGAGTAGAAGATTCAATGGTCAAATTATTGTTTGCAACATTGAGCCACTCAAGGAATTACCAAGTGCTTTAGGAATTAAGCCTGAGAATGAGTTGTTGCTCAAGTTTAAGAGAGTGAGTTGTAAAGCATTAGAGATAGAGTTGGGAATTGTTCCACTTAGTTgattttcccaaagaaaaagttGCTGAAGATTTGGAAGGAAGAAGCCTACATTTGATGGAAGATGGCCTGAGAAGTTATTGCAAACCATTGAAATTACTTGTACTGTTGAGATGTTAAATATCTCAAATGGAATTGGACCAATAAAGTTGTTGAAAACGATATTAAAGATCTCAATGCTTTGTAGATTTCCAATTTCACTTGGTATTGCACCTGTCACAATATGAACAACCATGcgttattattcaaaaaaaaataaaaataaaaattgtgctTTAAATGAATCGTGCATACAAGTGAAAAAGTGtaataaaccaacaaaaacttcaaattaagagctaattaataaaaaaggatACATGCAAAATCAATCTATGTGGTTGACTTAGACTATAAATCGTTCCTTacggtttaaaaaataattcagatgtCCTCGAGGCAAGCCAAAATAACAGTTTAGTCCTTACGGTCAAATTTCATCGAAACACTTGACAAATTCCGTTAGTGTATTACGTCAACAccaatagaataataaaatgtatagatatataaaac contains these protein-coding regions:
- the LOC133876222 gene encoding probable leucine-rich repeat receptor-like protein kinase At1g35710 — translated: MVVHIVTGAIPSEIGNLQSIEIFNIVFNNFIGPIPFEIFNISTVQVISMVCNNFSGHLPSNVGFFLPNLQQLFLWENQLSGTIPNSISNALQLTLLNLSNNSFSGLIPKALEFNFFSSLSNLTYLKQLDLSSNLLNNILFDSIGNLPTSLEELYIDHCNIKGSIPRDIGNLSNLMTLSLRFNELFGPIPTTVGRLHKLQALRVDNNKLEGLIPFDLCHLESLVELYLGYNELFGPISACVNNLISLRYLYLHFNKLTSTIPLSLWRS